A portion of the Algisphaera agarilytica genome contains these proteins:
- the frr gene encoding ribosome recycling factor: protein MDLDEILMEAEESMEKAIDYAKSEMKGVRTGRAQPSMLEMVKVECYGAESELRSVALISAPEPTQLLVKPFDPSTTNEIAKGLEKAGLGFNPQVDGKQIRLNIPALSGDRRKQLAASVKQMGEQAKVTIRNARRDANKHIDTAGKDKSLGLSEDDVSGTKNEVQDLLKNYEGIVEKMVGEKTKEIEEV, encoded by the coding sequence ATGGACCTCGACGAAATCCTCATGGAAGCCGAAGAATCGATGGAGAAAGCCATCGACTACGCCAAGTCAGAGATGAAAGGCGTCCGCACCGGCCGGGCCCAGCCGTCGATGCTGGAGATGGTCAAGGTCGAGTGCTACGGCGCCGAGTCTGAGCTCCGCAGCGTCGCGCTCATCAGCGCCCCCGAGCCCACCCAGCTCCTGGTCAAGCCCTTCGACCCCAGCACCACCAACGAGATCGCTAAAGGCCTCGAAAAGGCTGGCCTCGGGTTCAACCCCCAGGTCGATGGCAAGCAGATCCGCCTCAACATCCCCGCCCTCTCCGGCGACCGCCGCAAGCAACTCGCCGCCAGCGTCAAGCAGATGGGCGAGCAAGCCAAGGTCACCATCCGCAACGCCCGCCGCGACGCCAACAAGCACATCGACACCGCCGGCAAAGACAAATCGCTCGGCCTGTCCGAAGACGACGTCTCGGGCACCAAGAATGAAGTCCAAGACCTGCTGAAGAACTACGAAGGCATTGTCGAGAAGATGGTGGGTGAGAAGACCAAGGAAATCGAAGAGGTCTAA
- a CDS encoding lysophospholipid acyltransferase family protein — protein MNSWTGDLKAMFTAPVRDKFNYFMRVVCRPIYAVTHRRILHGQQHAMREGGYLVVANHTSPFDIPGLMYGVPRIIDFVSIVEVMGVPGVGAFYKLFNTITLDRGKVDAAAVRTIVSRLQAGRVVCMFPEGKITPEEDSVLHGGEFRSGFGRIARLADVPVIPTLILDTAKSSGVMAWLPFSRTRFYVAFGEPLFVREDLETRAAQKELEERWREAVVELARRLDEHRHD, from the coding sequence ATGAACAGCTGGACCGGCGACCTCAAGGCGATGTTCACCGCCCCCGTGCGCGACAAGTTCAACTACTTCATGCGTGTGGTGTGCCGCCCGATCTACGCCGTCACCCACCGCCGGATTCTCCATGGCCAGCAGCACGCGATGCGGGAGGGCGGGTACCTCGTCGTGGCGAACCACACCAGCCCGTTCGACATCCCCGGCCTGATGTACGGCGTGCCGCGCATCATCGACTTCGTCAGCATCGTCGAGGTCATGGGCGTGCCCGGCGTCGGGGCGTTCTACAAGCTGTTCAACACCATCACGCTCGACCGGGGCAAAGTCGATGCGGCGGCGGTGCGCACGATCGTGTCGCGGCTGCAAGCCGGGCGGGTGGTGTGCATGTTTCCCGAGGGCAAGATCACGCCGGAGGAAGACTCGGTGTTGCACGGCGGCGAGTTCCGCTCGGGCTTCGGCCGGATCGCCCGGCTGGCGGATGTGCCGGTGATCCCCACGCTGATCCTGGACACCGCCAAGAGTTCGGGCGTGATGGCGTGGCTCCCGTTTTCGCGCACTCGTTTCTACGTGGCGTTTGGTGAGCCATTGTTCGTGCGCGAGGATTTGGAAACGCGGGCGGCGCAGAAAGAACTTGAAGAACGCTGGCGGGAAGCGGTGGTGGAACTCGCTCGTCGGCTTGATGAGCATCGGCACGACTGA
- a CDS encoding NYN domain-containing protein — MPLIIDCYNVLHVSMPPMLAGLSEAGLCHALVRTKWAASGQPITVVADGRPKPLGVEASPVAEVDLVYAGSHRSADDLIIDLINAHSAPRRLTVVSSDRVIRTAARRRRAKDLASEDFIDQLCDQLRKHAQGPPPLARPQFAPLPPELVQRWKKAFGFKEHD; from the coding sequence ATGCCGTTGATCATCGACTGCTACAACGTGCTGCACGTCTCGATGCCCCCGATGCTCGCCGGGCTCAGCGAAGCGGGGTTGTGCCACGCCCTGGTCCGGACCAAGTGGGCGGCCTCGGGCCAACCCATCACCGTGGTCGCCGACGGCCGGCCCAAACCGCTCGGAGTGGAAGCATCGCCCGTCGCCGAGGTGGACCTGGTCTACGCCGGCAGCCACCGCTCGGCCGACGACCTGATCATCGACCTCATCAACGCCCACTCCGCCCCGCGTCGCCTCACCGTGGTCAGCAGCGACCGCGTGATCCGCACCGCCGCCCGACGCCGCCGGGCCAAAGACCTGGCCAGCGAAGACTTCATCGATCAGCTCTGCGACCAGCTCCGAAAGCATGCCCAGGGCCCGCCCCCGCTGGCCCGCCCCCAGTTTGCCCCGCTCCCCCCCGAACTGGTGCAACGCTGGAAGAAAGCCTTCGGGTTCAAAGAACACGACTAA
- the pyrH gene encoding UMP kinase: MTEPVIQLATPHYRRVLLKISGEALSGEGGFGVDPDELRLIAHEIAEAAKVNAEVDPNRLRREGDKPNAGTQIAVVVGGGNIIRGAALAEQGVIPQAVADQMGMLGTVINALALKEALENIGQPARVMSALMVSSVAENFIRGRALRHLEKGRVVIFAAGTGNPFSTTDSGASLRASEISADVVLKATKVDGIYDKDPNKFNDAVRFESLSFDEAINRDLKVMDIGSFAQCRAQNIPIVVFDMKVPGNIARVVAGESIGTRVG, translated from the coding sequence ATGACCGAACCCGTCATCCAACTCGCCACGCCCCACTACCGCCGTGTCCTCCTCAAGATCAGCGGCGAGGCCCTGAGCGGCGAGGGTGGCTTCGGCGTCGACCCGGATGAGCTCCGCCTCATCGCCCACGAGATCGCCGAGGCCGCCAAGGTCAACGCCGAGGTCGACCCCAATCGGCTCCGCCGCGAGGGCGACAAGCCCAACGCCGGCACGCAGATCGCCGTGGTCGTGGGCGGGGGCAACATCATCCGCGGCGCGGCCCTCGCCGAGCAAGGCGTCATCCCCCAGGCCGTCGCCGACCAGATGGGCATGCTCGGCACCGTCATCAACGCGCTCGCCCTCAAAGAAGCGCTGGAAAACATCGGCCAACCCGCCCGCGTCATGTCCGCCCTGATGGTGTCTTCGGTCGCCGAGAACTTCATCCGCGGCCGTGCGCTACGTCACCTGGAAAAAGGCCGCGTCGTCATCTTCGCCGCCGGCACGGGCAACCCCTTCAGCACCACCGACTCGGGCGCCAGCCTCCGCGCCAGCGAGATTTCCGCCGACGTCGTGCTCAAGGCCACCAAGGTCGACGGCATCTACGACAAAGACCCCAACAAATTCAACGACGCGGTCCGCTTCGAATCGCTCTCGTTCGACGAAGCAATCAACCGCGACCTCAAGGTCATGGACATCGGCAGCTTCGCACAGTGCCGAGCCCAAAACATCCCCATCGTCGTCTTCGACATGAAAGTCCCCGGCAACATCGCCCGTGTCGTCGCCGGCGAATCCATCGGCACGCGGGTCGGCTGA
- a CDS encoding lysophospholipid acyltransferase family protein, protein MSLLNNTAIATGIHAIFRVTSRCAFVGREHLPAKGQPYILAIAHLSHYDPVVVGALLRRKLDFMARAEFYETPIARWCVEHAGCVRIDRYGQALPGVREALRRLEKRRPIALFPEGEIMSGDDSVLNGGPVKGGAGLLARRSGVPIVPCVVLGSEQFRRVMPWLPLRTGRLWIGLGEPIRVAGDARPGRASRAASSAELAQAMRRVYRQMQERFDIPGEVKP, encoded by the coding sequence ATGAGTCTGCTCAACAACACCGCGATTGCCACGGGCATCCACGCGATCTTTCGTGTGACGTCGCGCTGCGCGTTTGTGGGGCGGGAGCATCTTCCCGCCAAGGGGCAGCCGTACATCCTGGCGATCGCGCACCTGTCGCACTACGACCCGGTCGTGGTGGGGGCGCTCCTGCGGCGGAAGCTGGACTTCATGGCCCGGGCTGAGTTTTACGAGACGCCGATCGCGCGGTGGTGCGTGGAGCACGCGGGTTGCGTGCGGATCGATCGGTACGGGCAGGCGTTGCCGGGGGTGCGTGAGGCGCTGCGTCGTTTGGAGAAGCGTCGGCCGATCGCGCTGTTCCCCGAGGGGGAGATCATGTCGGGCGACGATTCGGTGCTGAACGGCGGGCCGGTGAAAGGGGGGGCGGGGTTGTTGGCTCGGCGGAGCGGGGTGCCGATCGTGCCGTGTGTGGTGCTGGGCAGTGAGCAGTTCCGGCGTGTCATGCCGTGGCTACCGTTGCGGACGGGGCGGTTGTGGATCGGGTTGGGTGAGCCGATCCGGGTTGCCGGTGATGCACGGCCCGGCCGGGCGTCGCGCGCCGCGAGCTCAGCCGAGTTGGCCCAGGCCATGCGGCGGGTGTACCGGCAGATGCAGGAGCGTTTCGACATCCCGGGCGAGGTCAAGCCATGA